A portion of the Pedobacter cryoconitis genome contains these proteins:
- the hemH gene encoding ferrochelatase, with protein MGKKGVLLVNLGTPDSPEVKDVRKYLDQFLMDERVIDISTLSRTLLVKGIIVPFRSPKTAKLYKEIWDENGSPLLYYSKIQAALVQEQLGSAYHVELAMRYQSPSIEAALERMKAGLVESIQVIPLFPQYASASTGSVIQKVMEIVGKWQTIPPVSFVNSFHDNEMMISTFADNAKKYQPETYDQILFSFHGLPERQLKKCDHSGQHCLKSADCCATLTDVNKFCYSAQCHDTARLIAAELNIPATQYSVCFQSRLGKEPWVQPYTSDTLKELAAKGKKRLLVFCPAFVADCLETLYEVTVEYGEEFKKLGGEEVQLVSSLNDHPQWIAALVKMVKEHHSN; from the coding sequence ATGGGAAAAAAGGGTGTATTATTAGTGAATTTGGGAACTCCGGATAGTCCGGAAGTAAAAGATGTGCGTAAATATCTTGATCAGTTTTTGATGGATGAGCGCGTAATTGACATCAGTACATTAAGCAGGACACTGTTGGTTAAAGGGATTATAGTCCCTTTCCGTAGTCCGAAAACTGCTAAACTTTATAAAGAAATCTGGGATGAAAATGGCTCACCCCTTTTGTATTACAGTAAAATACAAGCTGCATTAGTCCAGGAACAACTGGGCTCAGCATACCATGTCGAGCTGGCTATGCGCTATCAGAGCCCTTCTATTGAAGCTGCACTGGAAAGAATGAAAGCAGGATTGGTAGAAAGTATCCAGGTTATTCCTTTATTTCCTCAATATGCTTCAGCAAGTACAGGATCAGTAATCCAGAAAGTAATGGAGATTGTTGGTAAATGGCAAACTATTCCACCAGTATCTTTCGTGAACTCTTTCCATGATAACGAAATGATGATCAGTACGTTTGCTGACAATGCGAAAAAATATCAGCCAGAAACTTACGATCAGATCTTATTTAGTTTCCACGGCTTACCAGAACGTCAGCTTAAAAAATGCGATCACTCCGGCCAGCACTGTCTTAAAAGTGCTGATTGCTGCGCTACATTAACAGATGTGAATAAATTCTGTTATTCCGCACAATGCCATGATACCGCAAGGCTGATTGCTGCCGAACTGAATATCCCGGCTACACAATACTCCGTATGTTTTCAATCCAGGTTAGGAAAAGAACCATGGGTACAACCTTACACTTCTGATACCCTTAAAGAACTAGCTGCAAAAGGCAAAAAAAGATTATTGGTATTCTGCCCGGCTTTCGTTGCAGATTGTCTGGAGACACTTTATGAAGTAACAGTTGAATATGGTGAAGAATTCAAAAAATTGGGAGGAGAAGAAGTACAGTTGGTTTCCAGCCTGAACGATCATCCCCAATGGATTGCGGCCTTAGTGAAAATGGTTAAAGAACATCACTCCAACTAA
- a CDS encoding UDP-glucuronic acid decarboxylase family protein: protein MERKRVLITGAAGFLGSHLCDRFIKEDYHVIAMDNLITGDLQNIEHLFALENFEFSHHDVSKFVYVPGKLDYILHFASPASPIDYLKIPIQTLKVGSLGTHNLLGLAKNKKARMIIASTSEVYGDPSVNPQPEEYWGNVNPVGPRGVYDEAKRFQEAMTMAYHTFHGLETRIVRIFNTYGPRMRLNDGRVLPAFIGQALRGEDLTVFGDGSQTRSFCYVDDLVEGIYRLLLSDYAQPVNIGNPDEITISQFAEEIIKLTGTTQKVIYKDLPVDDPKQRRPDITKARALLNWEPKVSRAEGLKITYAYFKSLPAEALVNKEHKDFTTYNR, encoded by the coding sequence ATGGAGCGTAAAAGAGTATTGATTACCGGAGCAGCCGGATTTCTGGGTTCGCATTTATGTGACCGGTTTATTAAAGAAGACTATCATGTTATTGCGATGGACAACCTGATTACAGGTGACCTTCAGAACATAGAGCACCTGTTTGCTTTAGAGAACTTTGAGTTCTCTCATCATGATGTTTCTAAATTTGTATATGTACCTGGCAAACTGGATTATATCCTTCATTTTGCTTCACCAGCAAGTCCAATAGACTATCTTAAAATCCCAATCCAGACCCTTAAAGTAGGCTCGTTGGGAACACATAACCTGCTCGGACTGGCAAAAAACAAAAAAGCAAGGATGATTATTGCTTCTACATCAGAAGTATACGGTGATCCCAGCGTTAACCCTCAGCCCGAAGAGTACTGGGGAAATGTAAATCCTGTAGGCCCGAGAGGCGTTTACGATGAAGCTAAACGTTTCCAGGAGGCCATGACGATGGCTTACCATACCTTTCATGGACTGGAAACACGCATCGTCCGTATCTTTAATACTTATGGGCCAAGAATGCGCCTGAATGACGGCCGTGTATTGCCAGCTTTTATTGGCCAGGCCCTGAGAGGGGAAGACCTGACTGTTTTTGGTGATGGTTCACAAACCCGTTCTTTCTGTTATGTAGACGATCTGGTAGAAGGTATTTACCGATTACTCTTAAGTGATTACGCACAACCTGTAAACATTGGAAATCCTGATGAAATTACGATCAGCCAGTTTGCTGAAGAAATTATCAAGCTGACCGGAACTACGCAAAAAGTCATTTACAAAGACTTGCCAGTAGATGACCCTAAACAGCGCAGACCAGATATTACCAAAGCGAGGGCCTTGTTAAACTGGGAGCCTAAAGTAAGCCGTGCAGAAGGTTTGAAAATTACTTACGCTTACTTCAAAAGCCTGCCAGCTGAGGCACTGGTAAATAAAGAACATAAAGATTTTACAACATACAACCGCTAA
- the galE gene encoding UDP-glucose 4-epimerase GalE produces the protein MGKILVTGGTGFIGSHTAVELINAGYEIILVDNFANSDRKILKQLETILGQQPEFTELDLCDEAKVKEFAAAHPEITGVIHFAAYKAVGESVQQPLKYYRNNFYSLINLINAFDSKIDLVFSSSCTVYGQPDKLPVTEDAPVKKAESPYGNTKQIAEEILTETCAVTPSLKVTSLRYFNPVGAHESALIGELPIGVPQNLIPFITQSAIGKRGPITVYGNDYNTPDGSAIRDYIHVVDLAKAHVAAIKRMENGQATSNYEVFNLGTGKGTSVLEIIGAFEKSTGAQLNYTIGARREGDIEQVWGDVTKSAEQLNWKAELDINQMMSSAWAWENYIKDNPF, from the coding sequence ATGGGAAAAATATTAGTTACAGGAGGAACAGGGTTTATCGGTTCTCACACTGCAGTAGAATTGATTAATGCAGGTTATGAAATAATTCTGGTAGATAATTTTGCGAACTCTGACCGGAAAATTCTGAAACAACTGGAAACTATTCTGGGCCAGCAACCTGAATTTACAGAACTTGATCTTTGTGATGAAGCAAAAGTAAAAGAATTTGCGGCAGCACATCCTGAGATTACAGGTGTGATTCACTTTGCAGCCTATAAAGCCGTAGGAGAATCAGTACAACAACCCCTTAAATACTACAGAAATAATTTCTATTCATTAATCAATCTGATTAATGCTTTTGATAGTAAAATAGACCTGGTATTCTCTTCATCCTGCACCGTATACGGACAGCCGGATAAATTGCCTGTAACTGAAGATGCCCCTGTTAAAAAAGCAGAATCACCTTATGGAAATACCAAACAGATTGCAGAAGAAATCCTTACTGAAACCTGTGCTGTTACCCCAAGTTTAAAAGTAACCTCTTTACGCTACTTTAATCCGGTTGGTGCACATGAAAGTGCGCTGATTGGTGAGCTGCCAATTGGCGTACCTCAAAACCTCATTCCATTTATCACGCAATCTGCGATAGGTAAACGCGGGCCGATAACCGTTTATGGAAATGATTACAATACCCCTGACGGAAGCGCAATAAGAGATTATATCCACGTAGTAGATCTTGCCAAAGCACATGTTGCAGCCATTAAGCGTATGGAAAATGGTCAGGCAACATCCAACTACGAAGTATTCAACCTGGGCACAGGAAAAGGCACGTCAGTATTGGAAATTATCGGTGCATTTGAAAAATCTACCGGAGCTCAATTAAACTATACTATAGGCGCAAGAAGAGAAGGTGATATTGAACAAGTATGGGGAGATGTGACTAAATCTGCCGAACAACTGAATTGGAAAGCGGAACTTGATATTAATCAAATGATGTCATCAGCATGGGCCTGGGAAAATTATATCAAAGATAACCCATTTTAA
- a CDS encoding 3-deoxy-D-manno-octulosonic acid transferase yields the protein MLLLYNFGIALYRVIIFIASFFNQKAKLFWKGRENIFNFIETKVDGKQKHIWFHFASLGEFEQGRTVLEQLKKSYPAHQIIVTFFSPSGYEIRKNYALAAGVFYLPLDTKKNAKQFIDLIQPEIAIFTKYEFWYHYFQLLRERKVPLLIISGIFRPEQLFFKWYGGFYRSMLDCVTHFFVQNTESVELLSGLNYDNVSLSGDTRFDRVAENVITVKPLPLIEKFCGQAAVFIAGSTWPQDEQLVVPLLAANPKWKFIIAPHEIGAAHIEQLIRLIPGALRYTQLNDELPQTDSQVMIIDNIGLLSSIYQYGKIVYIGGGFGVSIHNTLEAAAFGLPVIFGPRYDKFQEAKDLLVLNAAITIKSAEELSAAFEKLQKDTNAGPAAKKYVQDKTGSTKQILSYLEQYI from the coding sequence ATGCTTTTGCTTTATAATTTTGGTATCGCGCTTTACAGGGTGATTATATTCATCGCTTCTTTCTTTAACCAGAAGGCTAAATTATTTTGGAAAGGCAGAGAAAACATCTTTAATTTTATCGAAACCAAAGTAGATGGAAAACAGAAACATATCTGGTTCCATTTTGCTTCTCTGGGTGAATTTGAACAGGGAAGGACTGTTTTAGAACAGCTAAAAAAGAGCTATCCTGCTCATCAAATCATCGTTACTTTCTTTTCACCTTCTGGCTATGAAATCCGTAAGAATTATGCGCTGGCAGCTGGTGTTTTTTATCTGCCTCTGGATACTAAAAAGAATGCAAAACAGTTTATAGACCTGATTCAGCCTGAAATTGCAATTTTCACGAAGTATGAGTTTTGGTACCATTATTTTCAATTGCTCCGGGAAAGAAAAGTGCCGCTCCTTATTATTTCCGGAATCTTCAGACCTGAACAGTTATTTTTTAAATGGTATGGTGGTTTTTACCGCAGTATGCTTGATTGTGTAACTCACTTTTTTGTACAGAATACAGAAAGTGTGGAGTTACTGAGCGGATTAAATTATGACAATGTAAGTTTGAGCGGTGATACGCGCTTTGACAGGGTAGCGGAAAATGTGATAACGGTTAAGCCTTTACCCTTAATTGAAAAGTTTTGCGGGCAGGCGGCTGTTTTTATTGCGGGTAGTACCTGGCCTCAGGATGAGCAATTGGTAGTGCCTTTACTAGCTGCTAATCCAAAGTGGAAATTCATTATTGCGCCGCATGAAATTGGTGCTGCACATATTGAACAGCTGATCAGACTGATTCCTGGAGCGCTGCGTTATACTCAATTGAACGATGAGCTTCCTCAAACAGACAGTCAGGTGATGATAATTGATAATATTGGTTTACTTTCTTCAATTTACCAATATGGGAAGATCGTTTATATTGGGGGTGGCTTTGGTGTAAGTATACACAATACGCTGGAAGCCGCGGCTTTTGGTTTGCCGGTGATCTTTGGGCCTAGATACGATAAGTTTCAGGAGGCAAAAGATTTACTTGTTCTAAATGCGGCGATTACCATCAAATCGGCAGAGGAACTTTCTGCAGCTTTTGAAAAGCTGCAGAAAGATACAAATGCTGGACCTGCGGCGAAAAAATATGTGCAGGATAAAACGGGTTCGACCAAACAGATTTTAAGCTATCTGGAACAATATATTTAG
- the rfbB gene encoding dTDP-glucose 4,6-dehydratase encodes MKKILITGGAGFIGSHVVRRFVNKYPDYQIVNLDKLTYAGNLANLTDIEANPNYSFVKADITDSEEINALFQKENFDAVIHLAAESHVDRSITDPTAFVMTNVIGTVNLLNAAREYWKGDYQTKRFYHVSTDEVYGALGDTGMFTESTGYDPHSPYSASKASSDHFVRAYHDTYGIDIVISNCSNNYGSHHFPEKLIPLAINNIKNNLPVPVYGKGENIRDWLWVEDHARAIDVIFHEAKTGETYNIGGHNEWKNIDLIHLLCKIMDQKLGRAEGESAKLITFVTDRAGHDLRYAIDSTKLQEKLNWVPSLQFEEGLEKTVEWYLENETWLSDVTSGNYQKYYQTQYNR; translated from the coding sequence ATGAAGAAGATTTTAATAACAGGTGGTGCAGGATTTATTGGTTCTCATGTCGTGAGAAGGTTCGTAAATAAATATCCCGATTATCAAATCGTCAATCTGGATAAATTAACCTACGCAGGTAACCTTGCCAATTTAACAGATATAGAAGCAAACCCAAATTACAGCTTTGTAAAAGCTGATATTACCGATTCAGAAGAGATCAATGCCTTATTTCAAAAGGAAAACTTTGATGCGGTGATTCACCTTGCCGCAGAATCTCATGTGGACAGATCAATCACTGATCCTACAGCATTTGTAATGACCAATGTAATAGGTACAGTTAACCTGTTAAATGCAGCCAGAGAATACTGGAAAGGCGACTATCAGACTAAACGTTTTTATCACGTATCAACGGATGAAGTGTATGGTGCATTAGGAGACACCGGAATGTTCACTGAAAGCACAGGCTATGACCCCCATAGTCCTTACTCGGCTTCTAAAGCCTCATCAGATCATTTTGTAAGAGCTTATCACGACACTTATGGCATTGATATCGTGATTTCAAACTGTTCAAATAACTACGGCTCTCATCATTTCCCTGAGAAATTGATTCCTTTAGCTATTAATAATATTAAGAATAACCTTCCTGTTCCAGTATACGGTAAAGGAGAGAATATTCGTGACTGGTTATGGGTAGAAGATCATGCACGTGCAATTGACGTTATTTTCCATGAAGCTAAAACCGGAGAAACTTATAATATCGGTGGACACAATGAATGGAAAAATATTGACCTGATCCATTTATTGTGCAAAATTATGGATCAGAAATTAGGTAGAGCAGAAGGTGAATCTGCGAAACTGATTACGTTTGTGACAGATCGCGCAGGACATGATTTAAGATATGCAATCGATTCTACGAAGTTACAAGAGAAATTGAACTGGGTACCAAGTTTACAATTTGAAGAAGGATTA
- a CDS encoding UDP-glucose dehydrogenase family protein, giving the protein MKIAVIGTGYVGLVTGTCLAETGNTVICVDINEAKVLKMQNGEIPIYEPGLDVLFLRNIEQKRLTFTTDLAVAVASAQIIFMALPTPPGGDGAADLSYILGAAKDIAKLVTEYKVIVNKSTVPVGTADKVQAVFAEHTAIQIDVVSNPEFLREGVAVEDFMKPDRVVIGTRSERAQKLMSELYGPYVRQGNPILFMDERSSELTKYAANSFLATKITFMNEVANLCELVGADVDAVRKGIGSDGRIGKRFLFPGIGYGGSCFPKDVQALAKSAEENQYDFQILKAVMEINEKQKTVLVNKLLSYYKDDLKGKHFALWGLAFKPETDDIREAPALYIIDELIKHGATVTVFDPEGMENVKAQIGDKVNYAPNQYEALTGADALLIATEWSVFRNPDFERMEEKLANKVIFDGRNLYDLQKMIDLGYYYNSIGRKLID; this is encoded by the coding sequence ATGAAAATTGCCGTAATCGGAACAGGGTATGTAGGGCTTGTAACAGGGACTTGTCTTGCTGAAACAGGTAATACTGTAATTTGTGTTGACATCAATGAAGCAAAAGTTCTGAAAATGCAAAATGGGGAAATACCTATTTACGAACCAGGACTGGATGTATTATTCCTTAGAAATATTGAGCAAAAAAGATTAACCTTTACAACCGATCTTGCAGTGGCCGTTGCTTCTGCACAGATTATTTTTATGGCATTGCCTACGCCTCCCGGTGGAGATGGTGCAGCAGATCTTTCTTATATTCTGGGGGCCGCAAAAGACATCGCCAAACTGGTTACTGAATACAAAGTTATTGTCAATAAATCTACCGTTCCGGTTGGGACAGCAGATAAAGTGCAGGCTGTATTCGCTGAACATACCGCAATCCAGATCGATGTGGTTTCTAATCCTGAATTCCTGCGCGAAGGTGTGGCAGTAGAAGATTTCATGAAACCTGATCGTGTAGTGATCGGTACCAGAAGCGAACGTGCCCAGAAACTAATGTCAGAATTGTACGGACCTTACGTCCGCCAGGGAAATCCGATTCTATTTATGGATGAACGTTCCTCAGAACTAACTAAATATGCAGCGAACTCATTTCTGGCTACAAAGATCACTTTCATGAATGAAGTGGCTAACCTTTGTGAACTGGTAGGAGCTGATGTAGATGCTGTACGTAAAGGAATAGGCTCTGATGGCAGAATTGGTAAACGTTTTCTTTTTCCAGGTATAGGTTACGGAGGTTCTTGTTTTCCAAAAGACGTACAAGCACTGGCTAAATCGGCCGAAGAGAATCAATATGATTTCCAGATACTGAAAGCAGTGATGGAGATTAATGAAAAGCAGAAAACCGTACTGGTTAATAAACTATTGAGTTATTATAAAGACGATTTAAAAGGAAAGCACTTTGCCTTATGGGGACTTGCATTTAAACCAGAGACAGATGATATCCGTGAAGCGCCAGCTTTATACATTATTGATGAGCTGATTAAACACGGCGCTACAGTTACCGTTTTTGACCCTGAAGGAATGGAAAATGTGAAAGCTCAGATTGGAGATAAAGTTAACTATGCACCAAACCAATATGAGGCATTAACGGGTGCTGATGCCCTGCTGATTGCTACAGAATGGTCAGTTTTCCGTAACCCTGATTTCGAAAGAATGGAAGAAAAACTAGCGAATAAAGTTATTTTTGATGGTCGTAACTTATACGATTTACAGAAGATGATTGATTTGGGATATTATTACAACAGCATAGGCCGTAAACTAATAGATTAA